One genomic window of Halorubrum hochsteinianum includes the following:
- the cca gene encoding CCA tRNA nucleotidyltransferase, with amino-acid sequence MDDEEALGEELDAVLSRVRERVLPEPEERERLKTASAALTERTREAIADLSVDADVVQVGSTARGTWVAGDRDIDLFVRFDADLDRAELEQYGLTVGHEVLPDGHEEYAEHPYVKGNYDGFDVDLVPCHDVETAGDLVSAVDRTPFHDAYLSARLDDDLAADVVLAKAFLKGIGAYGSDLRTEGFSGYLTELLVLELGGFVPLVESARSWHPPVEFDPEGHAERTFEDPLVVVDPTDPTRNVAAVLSATNLARFQHYARELLAAPSEALFEPDEPEPLDPGEVRDHLDRRETTPVAVVFDAPDLVDDQLWPQLRRSLDGIVRGLNDHGFDVLRSRAMTDARIETENSAGTTRAALYAELEVTERPAVERHEGPPVAVRKHAASFYESYVDDVDPDTYGPFIDGDRYVVEREREFHTVREYLESDAASDVALGAQVESAFDDRDVLVGDAVATLAPAFGRPLREFYEPRP; translated from the coding sequence ATGGACGATGAGGAGGCGCTCGGCGAGGAGTTGGACGCGGTGCTGTCTCGCGTCCGCGAGCGCGTCCTCCCGGAGCCGGAGGAGCGCGAGCGGCTGAAGACGGCGAGCGCGGCGCTGACCGAGCGGACCCGCGAGGCGATAGCCGACCTCTCGGTCGACGCCGACGTGGTTCAGGTCGGGTCGACCGCGCGCGGCACGTGGGTCGCCGGCGACCGCGACATCGACCTCTTCGTCCGGTTCGACGCCGACCTCGACCGCGCCGAACTGGAGCAGTACGGGCTGACAGTCGGACACGAAGTCCTCCCCGACGGGCACGAGGAGTACGCGGAACACCCGTACGTGAAGGGGAACTACGACGGGTTCGACGTCGACCTGGTGCCCTGTCACGACGTGGAGACGGCGGGCGACCTGGTGTCGGCGGTCGACCGCACCCCGTTCCACGACGCGTACCTCTCGGCGCGGCTCGACGACGACCTCGCGGCGGACGTGGTGCTTGCGAAGGCCTTCCTGAAGGGGATCGGGGCGTACGGCAGCGACCTCCGGACCGAGGGCTTTTCCGGGTACCTCACGGAGCTGCTCGTGTTGGAACTCGGCGGGTTCGTCCCGCTCGTCGAGTCGGCCCGGAGCTGGCACCCGCCGGTGGAGTTCGACCCCGAGGGACACGCCGAGCGCACGTTCGAGGACCCGCTGGTCGTCGTCGACCCCACGGACCCGACGCGGAACGTCGCCGCGGTGCTGTCGGCGACGAACCTCGCGCGGTTCCAGCACTACGCCCGAGAACTGCTCGCGGCTCCGAGCGAGGCCCTCTTCGAGCCGGACGAGCCGGAGCCGCTCGACCCCGGCGAGGTCCGCGACCACCTCGACCGACGGGAGACGACGCCCGTCGCGGTCGTCTTCGACGCCCCCGACCTCGTCGACGACCAGCTGTGGCCGCAGCTCCGCCGCTCGCTGGACGGGATCGTTCGCGGACTGAACGACCACGGCTTCGACGTCCTCCGGTCGCGGGCCATGACGGACGCGAGAATCGAGACGGAGAATTCCGCCGGAACGACGCGAGCGGCGCTGTACGCGGAGTTGGAGGTGACGGAGCGACCGGCCGTCGAGCGCCACGAGGGACCGCCGGTCGCGGTCCGGAAACACGCGGCGAGCTTCTACGAGTCGTACGTCGACGACGTCGACCCGGACACGTACGGCCCGTTCATCGACGGGGACCGCTACGTAGTCGAGCGCGAGCGCGAGTTCCACACCGTCAGGGAGTACTTAGAGAGCGACGCCGCGAGCGACGTGGCGCTGGGCGCGCAGGTGGAGTCGGCGTTCGACGACCGCGACGTGCTGGTCGGCGACGCGGTCGCGACGCTCGCGCCCGCGTTCGGCCGACCGCTCCGCGAGTTCTACGAGCCGCGACCGTGA
- the cysS gene encoding cysteine--tRNA ligase, whose translation MSLVVTDTLGDERVEFTADGDVTLYVCGLTVSDDPHLGHARLWFHADVLHRWLEHVGYDVRHVENVTDVNEKITARVGERDEWAAERDVAETFTASVFDAMRGLNLKRAEVYPRVTEHVPEIIDLVETLVEKGYAYESNGSVYFDVTSFEEYGKLSNQELDALEAQGEPDERSEKRNPSDFALWKADGVSETAAREHAKHDHGAETPDGETWESPWGEGRPGWHVECSAMSTTHLGDTLDIHMGGRDLVFPHHENEIAQSEAATGETFARHWLHVGLLEMDGEKMSSSIGNFWTVPDALEELGVNVVRTFYAGAAYRSEQALTEETIAEAEERWERLSRTYDRAVDALDSTDARAKAEDEQLRGAVDDAREDFAAAMNDDLNLREATAALLDLTDAVNRHVDSEPPHDYRALREAVEAFEELGGDVLGLQFESPSDGDVDLAGELVELILDVRETEREAGNYERADELRDALREVGVEIEDGPDGATYRFE comes from the coding sequence ATGAGTCTCGTCGTTACCGACACCTTAGGAGACGAGCGCGTCGAGTTCACGGCCGACGGCGACGTCACGCTGTACGTCTGCGGCCTGACGGTGTCGGACGACCCCCACCTCGGGCACGCCCGCCTGTGGTTCCACGCGGACGTCCTCCACCGGTGGCTCGAACACGTCGGCTACGACGTGCGCCACGTCGAGAACGTCACCGACGTGAACGAGAAGATCACGGCCCGCGTCGGCGAGCGCGACGAGTGGGCCGCGGAGCGCGACGTGGCCGAGACGTTCACCGCGAGCGTCTTCGACGCGATGCGCGGACTGAACCTGAAGCGGGCCGAGGTGTACCCCCGCGTCACCGAACACGTCCCGGAGATCATCGACCTCGTGGAGACGCTGGTCGAGAAGGGGTACGCCTACGAGTCGAACGGCTCCGTCTACTTCGACGTGACGAGCTTCGAGGAGTACGGGAAGCTCTCGAACCAGGAGCTCGACGCGCTCGAAGCGCAGGGCGAACCGGACGAGCGCTCGGAGAAGCGCAACCCGTCGGACTTCGCGCTGTGGAAGGCGGACGGCGTGAGCGAGACCGCCGCGCGCGAACACGCGAAACACGACCACGGCGCGGAGACGCCCGACGGCGAGACGTGGGAGTCGCCGTGGGGCGAGGGCCGGCCCGGCTGGCACGTCGAGTGCTCGGCGATGTCGACGACGCACCTCGGCGACACGCTCGACATCCACATGGGCGGCCGCGACCTGGTCTTCCCCCATCACGAAAACGAGATCGCGCAGTCGGAGGCCGCCACCGGCGAGACGTTCGCGCGCCACTGGCTTCACGTCGGCCTCTTGGAGATGGACGGCGAGAAGATGTCCTCCTCCATCGGCAACTTCTGGACGGTCCCCGACGCCCTCGAAGAGCTCGGCGTCAACGTGGTCCGCACCTTCTACGCCGGCGCGGCCTACCGCTCCGAGCAGGCGCTCACCGAGGAGACGATCGCGGAGGCCGAGGAGCGCTGGGAGCGGCTCTCCCGGACGTACGACCGCGCGGTCGACGCGCTCGACTCGACCGACGCCCGCGCGAAGGCCGAGGACGAACAGCTTCGCGGGGCCGTCGACGACGCCCGCGAGGACTTCGCGGCCGCGATGAACGACGACCTCAACCTCCGGGAGGCGACCGCGGCGCTCCTCGATCTCACGGACGCGGTGAACCGGCACGTCGATTCGGAGCCGCCACACGACTACCGCGCTCTCCGCGAGGCGGTGGAGGCGTTCGAGGAACTCGGCGGCGACGTGCTCGGCCTCCAGTTCGAGTCGCCGAGCGACGGCGACGTGGATCTGGCCGGCGAGCTGGTCGAGCTGATTCTGGACGTGCGCGAGACCGAGCGCGAGGCCGGCAACTACGAGCGCGCCGATGAGCTCCGCGACGCGCTCCGCGAGGTCGGCGTCGAGATCGAGGACGGCCCGGACGGCGCGACGTACCGGTTCGAGTAG
- a CDS encoding fluoride efflux transporter FluC, producing the protein MDRTPYGFLLVAVGGFLGAVARYATDAAASGLVALATSGAGLAVLGGTATGVGTLTANVAGSFALGVLLTRAPSDRIRLLVGTGALSSFTTYSTFVSDAVALGTPAGAWYVAASYVTGLAAAALGLAVGGRHRR; encoded by the coding sequence ATGGATCGGACCCCGTACGGCTTCCTCCTCGTCGCGGTCGGCGGGTTCCTCGGAGCGGTCGCCAGATACGCGACAGACGCCGCGGCGAGCGGGCTCGTCGCCCTCGCGACTTCCGGCGCTGGCCTCGCGGTCCTCGGCGGGACGGCGACCGGCGTCGGCACCCTGACCGCGAACGTCGCCGGTTCGTTCGCGCTCGGGGTCCTGTTGACTCGAGCGCCGAGCGACCGGATCCGGCTCCTCGTCGGGACCGGCGCGCTCTCGTCGTTCACGACGTACAGCACGTTTGTCTCGGACGCGGTCGCCCTCGGAACTCCGGCGGGCGCGTGGTACGTCGCCGCCAGCTACGTCACCGGGCTCGCCGCGGCCGCGCTCGGGCTCGCCGTCGGGGGGCGGCACCGGCGATGA
- a CDS encoding DUF7382 domain-containing protein, which translates to MSDRTHDSRTANRRTFSTDTRAIEGLPVRLVIALVVGVASLSVMMGMIGDIDGLAATELDAQPQPEVTAPGDQTIDVAVVDPDGSRVADATVIVRGGSARMDGVATAQTDSEGVASVDVDPELGPNQADGTLTVDIKPPAEGDYVDERGNTEVLVVEE; encoded by the coding sequence ATGTCCGATCGAACACACGACTCGCGCACCGCGAACCGGCGGACGTTCAGCACCGACACCCGAGCGATCGAGGGGCTTCCCGTGCGCCTCGTCATCGCCCTGGTCGTCGGGGTCGCCAGCCTGAGCGTGATGATGGGGATGATCGGTGACATCGACGGGCTGGCCGCGACGGAGCTCGACGCGCAGCCGCAGCCGGAGGTGACCGCGCCCGGCGACCAGACGATCGACGTCGCGGTCGTCGACCCGGACGGCTCCCGCGTCGCGGACGCGACCGTTATCGTCCGCGGCGGCTCCGCGCGGATGGACGGGGTCGCCACCGCACAGACGGACAGCGAGGGCGTCGCGAGCGTGGACGTCGACCCGGAGCTCGGTCCGAATCAGGCGGACGGGACGCTCACGGTCGACATCAAGCCGCCGGCCGAGGGCGACTACGTCGACGAGCGGGGGAACACCGAGGTGCTCGTCGTCGAGGAGTGA
- a CDS encoding protein-L-isoaspartate(D-aspartate) O-methyltransferase, protein MSDADRAAARRELVSALRRRLDASERTLSAISAVPRHEFVPEPHRDSAYADRPLPIGRDQTVSAPHMVATMTDLLDVERGDRVFEVGTGCGYHAAVVAEVVGPGNVFSAERVPELAADARERLARLGYDVTVVARDGREAFADEAPFDAAYLTCAAPESIPAAIVDRVSPGGRVVAPVREAGRQRLVRLTVREGGVDREDHGGVRFVPMR, encoded by the coding sequence ATGAGCGACGCCGACCGCGCGGCCGCCAGACGCGAACTAGTGAGCGCGCTCCGCCGACGCCTCGACGCGAGCGAGCGGACGCTGTCGGCGATCAGTGCCGTCCCGCGTCACGAGTTCGTCCCGGAGCCCCACCGGGACTCCGCCTACGCTGACCGCCCTCTCCCGATCGGCCGCGATCAGACCGTCAGCGCGCCGCACATGGTCGCGACGATGACGGACCTCCTCGACGTCGAGCGCGGCGACCGCGTCTTCGAGGTGGGGACCGGTTGCGGCTACCACGCCGCGGTCGTCGCCGAGGTTGTCGGTCCCGGGAACGTCTTCTCCGCCGAGCGCGTCCCGGAACTGGCCGCCGACGCGCGGGAGCGACTCGCCCGCCTCGGCTACGACGTGACCGTCGTCGCCCGCGACGGGCGCGAGGCGTTCGCCGACGAGGCCCCGTTCGACGCCGCCTACCTCACCTGCGCAGCGCCCGAGTCGATACCGGCGGCGATCGTCGACCGCGTTTCCCCGGGCGGCCGCGTCGTCGCGCCCGTCCGGGAGGCCGGCCGCCAGCGGCTCGTCCGCCTGACGGTCCGTGAAGGCGGCGTCGACCGCGAGGACCACGGCGGCGTGCGATTCGTGCCGATGCGGTGA
- a CDS encoding ATP-binding protein, whose amino-acid sequence MPRPPDRVYVLGRDGDDGTERDPPHTARIGSFLARDGSAGAPVGVDLDRPHAGVVFGKRGTGKSYTLGVLAEELAEADGVVPVVVDPMGVFGGLEAAGGRVVDPAVRPASMPPSAWPDLLGLDPASGPGSLVWRVVADAVDESDGARTDAGDAGSTAADRPSPSLAALREAVDAADAPAETRRAAANHLRLAASWGVFDGDAPPVASLATDGDPVVLDLAGVPGAAAAAVVRAVARGLYDARVEDDLPRLPWLLVDEAHALFGGVAEPALRTLLTRGRAPGVSLVCATQRPAALPSVAVSQSDLLVSHRLTAERDVDRLAEAEATYLAGDLASRLPDGVGEALVVDDATETAHTVRIRERRTPHEGESPRASRPSEAE is encoded by the coding sequence ATGCCGAGACCACCCGACCGCGTGTACGTACTCGGCCGCGACGGCGACGACGGAACGGAGCGCGACCCGCCGCACACCGCCCGTATCGGTTCCTTCCTCGCGCGCGACGGGAGCGCCGGCGCGCCGGTCGGCGTCGACCTCGACCGTCCGCACGCGGGGGTCGTCTTCGGCAAGCGCGGGACGGGTAAGTCCTACACGCTCGGCGTCCTCGCCGAGGAACTCGCCGAGGCCGACGGCGTCGTCCCGGTCGTCGTCGACCCGATGGGCGTCTTCGGCGGTCTCGAAGCGGCCGGCGGTCGCGTCGTCGACCCCGCGGTCCGGCCCGCGTCGATGCCGCCGTCGGCGTGGCCGGACCTGCTCGGGCTCGACCCGGCGAGCGGGCCGGGGAGCCTCGTCTGGCGCGTCGTCGCGGACGCGGTCGACGAGAGCGACGGAGCCCGAACGGACGCCGGCGACGCCGGGTCGACGGCCGCCGACCGTCCGTCCCCGTCGCTCGCGGCGCTCCGCGAGGCGGTCGACGCGGCCGACGCCCCGGCTGAGACGCGGCGCGCCGCGGCGAACCACCTCCGGCTTGCGGCATCGTGGGGGGTCTTCGACGGCGACGCGCCGCCGGTCGCCTCGCTCGCGACAGACGGCGACCCCGTCGTCCTCGACCTCGCCGGCGTTCCCGGCGCGGCCGCGGCCGCCGTCGTCCGCGCGGTCGCCCGCGGGCTCTACGACGCGCGGGTCGAAGACGACCTCCCGCGGCTCCCGTGGCTGCTCGTCGACGAGGCGCACGCGCTCTTCGGCGGCGTCGCGGAGCCGGCGCTCCGAACTCTCCTGACCCGCGGACGCGCCCCCGGCGTCTCGCTCGTCTGTGCGACCCAACGACCGGCCGCGCTGCCGAGCGTCGCCGTCTCGCAGTCGGACCTGCTCGTCTCCCACCGGCTCACCGCCGAGCGCGACGTGGACCGGCTGGCGGAGGCGGAGGCGACGTACCTCGCCGGCGACCTCGCGTCCAGGCTCCCCGACGGCGTCGGCGAGGCGCTCGTCGTCGACGACGCCACCGAGACCGCCCACACCGTTCGGATCCGCGAACGGCGGACGCCGCACGAGGGGGAGAGCCCCCGCGCGAGTCGCCCGTCGGAGGCGGAGTGA
- a CDS encoding Hsp20/alpha crystallin family protein has protein sequence MTRRDPFDEIEELLERMGREFEELGGTLEGTAPEVPRLPGARDVDVDVIEDDESIVVVADLPGFDADDVDVELRDDALVIAGSREESTEFAVADDGEADGADDADETDDGVRYHRRERRLRSVSRRVPIPRPIEADAATASFDAGVLTVTLPKRSPDDERGHTIDVN, from the coding sequence ATGACCCGACGCGATCCCTTCGACGAGATCGAGGAACTGCTCGAACGGATGGGCCGCGAGTTCGAGGAACTCGGCGGGACGCTGGAGGGGACTGCCCCCGAGGTTCCGCGGCTTCCCGGGGCCCGCGACGTCGACGTCGACGTGATCGAGGACGACGAGTCGATCGTCGTCGTCGCCGACCTCCCCGGGTTCGACGCCGACGACGTCGACGTCGAACTCCGCGACGACGCGCTCGTGATCGCCGGCTCCCGGGAGGAGTCGACCGAGTTCGCCGTCGCCGACGACGGCGAGGCGGACGGCGCGGACGACGCGGACGAGACCGACGACGGCGTCCGCTACCACCGACGGGAGCGCCGCCTCCGGTCCGTCTCCCGGCGAGTCCCGATCCCGCGGCCGATCGAGGCCGACGCCGCGACCGCGTCCTTCGACGCCGGCGTGCTCACCGTCACGCTCCCCAAGCGCTCCCCCGACGACGAGAGGGGACACACGATCGACGTGAACTGA
- a CDS encoding cryptochrome/photolyase family protein, with protein MELFWHRGDARTRDNAGLAAAAREGEVVPAFVYDADLLATVGARQRAFFLRHVKRLEERYRELESDLIVRAGDPDEVLADLAAEYEAETVFYNEHYRPARRNRQRAVEDALAGAGVETDSRTDLVLVDPGRLEARYPSHGQFHDDWETVPKRGPYAEPDPEALADVRDGKTVPEPDADIDLPEAGYEAARERFDEFLDYGITSYNDTRDDLARAVEEPTHAVSRMSPYLATGAIGIRELWVGASDVYDAVTGGERRNVDKYRYELSWREQMYHLLYYAPDLAVSNYKSFPNEIAWRDDDAAFEAWTRGETGYPLVDAGMRQLNAEGYIHNRPRQVVASFLTKHLLIDWRRGARYFTKQLIDHDYASNHGAWQWTASTGTDSVDVRIFDPVSQMSKYDADARFVKAYVPELSDVPAGKVVDWPTLSRAEREELAPDYPHPIVDRNEGYERAQRVFEEALGKR; from the coding sequence ATGGAGCTGTTCTGGCACCGCGGGGACGCTCGCACGCGAGACAACGCCGGCCTCGCGGCCGCGGCCCGAGAGGGAGAGGTCGTGCCGGCCTTCGTGTACGACGCCGACCTGCTCGCGACGGTCGGCGCGCGACAGCGCGCGTTCTTCCTGCGCCACGTGAAGCGACTGGAAGAGCGGTATCGGGAACTGGAGAGCGACCTGATCGTCCGCGCCGGCGACCCCGACGAGGTCCTCGCCGACCTCGCGGCGGAGTACGAGGCCGAGACGGTGTTCTACAACGAGCACTACCGCCCGGCGCGCCGGAACCGGCAGCGGGCGGTCGAGGACGCGCTCGCGGGGGCGGGCGTCGAGACCGACTCGCGGACCGATCTGGTGTTGGTGGACCCGGGGCGGCTGGAAGCCCGCTACCCCAGTCACGGGCAGTTCCACGACGACTGGGAGACCGTGCCGAAGCGCGGCCCGTACGCGGAGCCGGACCCCGAGGCGCTGGCCGACGTGCGCGACGGCAAGACCGTCCCCGAGCCGGACGCCGACATCGACCTCCCCGAGGCGGGGTACGAGGCCGCGCGCGAGCGGTTCGACGAGTTCCTCGATTACGGGATCACGTCGTACAACGACACGCGCGACGACCTCGCACGGGCGGTCGAGGAGCCGACGCACGCGGTCTCGCGGATGTCTCCGTACCTGGCGACGGGCGCGATCGGGATCCGGGAGCTGTGGGTGGGCGCGAGCGACGTGTACGACGCCGTGACCGGCGGCGAGCGCCGCAACGTCGACAAGTACCGCTACGAGCTGTCGTGGCGCGAGCAGATGTACCACCTGCTGTACTACGCCCCCGATCTGGCGGTGTCGAACTACAAGTCGTTCCCGAACGAGATCGCGTGGCGCGACGACGACGCCGCGTTCGAGGCGTGGACGCGCGGCGAGACGGGCTACCCGCTCGTCGACGCCGGGATGCGACAGCTGAACGCGGAGGGGTATATCCACAACCGCCCGCGGCAGGTGGTCGCGAGCTTCCTGACGAAGCACCTCCTGATCGACTGGCGGCGCGGCGCGCGCTACTTCACGAAACAGCTGATCGACCACGACTACGCCTCCAACCACGGGGCGTGGCAGTGGACCGCCTCGACCGGGACCGACTCCGTCGACGTGCGCATCTTCGACCCGGTGAGCCAGATGAGCAAGTACGACGCGGACGCCCGCTTCGTGAAGGCGTACGTCCCGGAGCTCTCGGACGTGCCGGCGGGGAAGGTCGTCGACTGGCCGACCCTGTCGCGCGCGGAGCGCGAGGAGCTCGCGCCCGACTACCCGCATCCGATCGTCGACCGGAACGAGGGGTACGAGCGGGCCCAGCGCGTCTTCGAGGAGGCGCTCGGGAAGCGGTAG
- the ilvA gene encoding threonine ammonia-lyase — protein MSTVTVADVEAAAERVADTDIVQRTPVERSRSLSERCGADVRLKMEHLQRTGSFKTRGAYNAISRALDGSGAGTDEPAIERVVAASAGNHAQGVALAAADAGIDATIVMPESAPAAKIEATRAYGASVVLRGNAFPEAMAHAQTLVDEPGARFVHAFDDPDVVAGQGTLGLEVIEQVPEIDTVLVPVGGGGLAGGVAAAVKARSPETRVIGVQTEGASTLSESLAAGELVTREEPDTIADGIATGGLSELTFGLLDEHLDDAVVVSDDDVANAILLLLERAKQMVEGAGATAAAALLNDDALGDLDLAGETVVPLLCGGNIDVTTLKEVVTHALVDRDQLIELSVRIDDTPGTMGEISTLIGAERANIRTVRHERSRPDLPVGDADLVFEVETNGPAHVDRVLNAVREAGYEVEWTTREA, from the coding sequence ATGTCCACCGTCACGGTCGCCGACGTCGAGGCCGCCGCCGAGCGGGTCGCCGACACCGACATCGTCCAGCGCACGCCGGTCGAGCGGAGCCGGTCGCTGAGCGAGCGGTGCGGGGCGGACGTGCGCCTCAAGATGGAGCACCTCCAGCGCACCGGCTCGTTCAAGACGCGCGGCGCGTACAACGCGATCTCGCGGGCGCTCGACGGCTCCGGCGCGGGGACCGACGAGCCCGCGATCGAGCGCGTCGTGGCCGCGAGCGCGGGCAACCACGCGCAGGGGGTCGCGCTGGCGGCGGCGGACGCCGGGATCGACGCGACGATCGTGATGCCCGAGTCCGCGCCGGCCGCGAAGATCGAGGCGACGCGCGCCTACGGTGCGTCGGTCGTCCTCCGGGGGAACGCCTTCCCCGAGGCGATGGCGCACGCGCAGACGCTCGTCGACGAGCCCGGCGCGCGGTTCGTCCACGCGTTCGACGACCCCGACGTGGTCGCCGGGCAGGGGACGCTCGGGCTGGAGGTGATCGAGCAGGTGCCCGAGATCGACACCGTCCTCGTCCCGGTCGGCGGCGGCGGGCTCGCGGGCGGGGTGGCGGCCGCGGTCAAGGCGCGGTCGCCGGAGACGCGCGTGATCGGGGTTCAGACGGAGGGGGCGTCCACGCTCTCGGAGAGCCTCGCGGCAGGCGAACTCGTGACGCGCGAGGAGCCGGACACCATCGCCGACGGGATCGCGACGGGCGGGCTGAGCGAACTCACGTTCGGCCTCCTCGACGAGCACCTCGACGACGCCGTCGTCGTGAGCGACGACGACGTGGCGAACGCGATCCTGTTACTCTTAGAGCGCGCGAAGCAGATGGTCGAGGGCGCGGGCGCGACCGCCGCGGCCGCGCTCCTGAACGACGACGCCCTCGGCGATCTCGATCTGGCCGGCGAGACGGTCGTCCCGCTGCTCTGCGGCGGCAACATCGACGTGACGACGCTGAAGGAGGTGGTGACCCACGCCCTCGTGGACCGCGACCAGCTGATCGAGCTCTCCGTCCGGATCGACGACACTCCCGGAACGATGGGGGAGATATCCACCCTGATCGGCGCGGAGCGCGCGAACATCCGAACGGTGCGCCACGAGCGCAGCCGACCGGACCTGCCGGTCGGCGACGCCGACCTCGTCTTCGAGGTGGAGACCAACGGGCCGGCCCACGTCGACCGCGTCCTGAACGCGGTGCGCGAGGCCGGCTACGAGGTCGAGTGGACGACGCGGGAGGCGTGA
- a CDS encoding CrcB family protein: MTAEPFLATALVGVGGALGAISRHAVALRVEGGRSILAVNALGSFALGAVAAAPVGSAATLLFGVGFCGAFTTFSSFAVGTVRAASETGGRAAAAVAASNLAAALVAFLLGSIAAGGLPN; the protein is encoded by the coding sequence ATGACCGCCGAACCGTTCCTCGCGACCGCCCTCGTCGGCGTCGGTGGGGCCCTCGGCGCGATCTCGCGTCACGCGGTCGCCCTTCGCGTCGAGGGGGGCCGGTCGATCCTCGCCGTCAACGCGCTCGGGAGTTTCGCCCTCGGTGCGGTGGCCGCCGCACCGGTCGGGTCGGCGGCGACGCTGCTCTTCGGCGTCGGCTTCTGCGGGGCGTTCACGACGTTCTCGTCGTTCGCCGTCGGGACCGTCCGGGCGGCGAGCGAGACCGGCGGCCGCGCCGCGGCGGCGGTCGCGGCGTCGAACCTCGCGGCCGCGCTGGTCGCGTTCCTCCTCGGCTCGATCGCCGCCGGCGGCCTCCCGAACTGA
- a CDS encoding protein-L-isoaspartate O-methyltransferase family protein, which produces MDEASLRADMIEGLEHSIGEPIDPPVLTALQRVPRDPFVDDSPRGGAVDSDDPHSLSLETVVRLVTALDAAEGDSVLVVGAGIGYSVAMIAEIAGARRVHAIDIDRSAVVAARSNLDAAGYEAVLVDRADGADGLPAYAPYDRILLEAAVVEPPRALREQLAADGRIVYPRGAGVQTVTAIEPSSPGDSDSADASEADAAADADAPAGFETVETHGPARLQPMLVEGEQPGVERNRTRREDAEHAERGRQRRHGWEQDWIDWDDRI; this is translated from the coding sequence ATGGACGAAGCGTCGCTCAGGGCGGACATGATCGAGGGGCTCGAACACTCGATCGGCGAGCCGATCGACCCCCCCGTGCTGACCGCGCTCCAGCGGGTCCCCCGCGATCCCTTCGTGGACGACTCCCCCCGCGGCGGGGCCGTCGACAGCGACGACCCCCACTCGCTCTCGCTCGAAACGGTGGTTCGCCTCGTCACCGCGCTCGACGCCGCCGAGGGCGACTCGGTCCTCGTCGTCGGTGCCGGTATCGGGTACTCCGTCGCGATGATCGCCGAGATCGCGGGCGCTCGTCGGGTTCACGCGATCGACATCGATCGGTCCGCCGTCGTGGCCGCGCGGTCGAACCTCGACGCGGCCGGCTACGAGGCGGTCCTCGTCGACCGCGCGGACGGCGCGGACGGGCTCCCGGCGTACGCGCCGTACGACCGGATCCTCCTCGAAGCGGCCGTGGTCGAGCCGCCGCGCGCCCTCCGCGAGCAGCTCGCGGCCGACGGTCGGATCGTCTACCCGCGCGGCGCTGGGGTCCAGACGGTCACGGCGATCGAACCGTCGTCGCCCGGCGACTCCGATTCGGCCGACGCGAGCGAGGCTGACGCCGCCGCCGACGCGGACGCGCCTGCCGGCTTCGAGACGGTCGAGACGCACGGCCCGGCGCGGCTCCAGCCGATGCTCGTCGAGGGCGAACAGCCCGGGGTGGAGCGGAACCGCACCCGCCGTGAGGACGCCGAACACGCAGAACGGGGACGACAGCGGCGACACGGCTGGGAACAGGACTGGATCGACTGGGACGACCGGATCTGA